The DNA segment ACCCCGACCCCGACGCCGCCGGCGATCAGCTGGGCTGTGGCCGCTCTGACATATCATTTTGGCGGCGCCGCCCAGCGGGCTAGACCCGAAAACTGGACCTCGCTCCAGGCTTCGGGGTTGCCGCTACCCGGCGACCTGGGCAAATAGGCCGTTCATGTTGGCTACCGCCAGTCAAAACGGTTCTTCTCGTTCCTCTCGTCGGCTGCGCGGTGTTGTGGGTCGTCGCCTCTTGCCGGGTCATTGCGTCCGGGCCTGAACTTGAGCCGTTTCAGCTTGTTCTTCAAGACTTCTTCATGGCGTTGGCCGAATCGTTGGGACTGCCCGGAAGATCCGCCGCTGCCTAACAAGTAGGTGCAGCGGGCGTGCTGACACTGAGGCGTTGGCAGGCGTGCTAGAATGGCGTGCGTCTGGAGCGTTCAGGAGCTGCCCGGTAGGTCGCCGCACGCCGCTGAACGCCGATCCGTTATACGGCATGATCGAGATTCGCACCGCACAAGAGAGTGACCTCCTGATCGTCAGTCAGTGGCTACGCAACCAGACGGAGTGCGAGATGTGGGCGGGCCACGGAGTCTTGTATCCGATTGACCTGCCGGCTCTGCCCGATGCGATTCAATGGACCGAGAGCGACTCTTGGGTTGTAACTCTTCGTGAAGAGGTCGCGGCGTTCGGTCAACTTGTACCCAAGCTGTACGTCGTCAGCTGAGTCGGGATCTTTGGGGTCGATTTCCTAGAGACACTTCCGGCACGTTTGCTCGACTACGCAGCGTGTAGATTCTGCCGCTTACGACGAGCCATTGTCTTTTTCTTGATCTGCTCTCGGCGGCGGTAGGCGGGATCAAGGGCCCATTTGCCCAGGACGGCGGGTAGCCGCCACCGCGAAGGCTCGAGCCAGGTCCGGATTTCGGGTTCAAGCGGCCGCGGCGGAGCCCTCGGGCGGCAGTTCGTTTCGCCGGCGCTCCCCGATGCGAACAGTCTCAGGGCGAGGCGGAACTCGTTGTCAGCCCAAGCCAGGTTCCACCACTTTCGTCATCATGCGCGAACTGATCACCGATATTGTCCCCGGCGACTACATCGCCTGCCACTCCGAGCCCGTCGCCGTAAAGGGTTCCTCCTCGTCTTCCCGCGGCTGCGGAGCCGGTTGCGTAGAGTGTCTTCACGCTGAAACCCACCTTGGCCGGTTGCCAGTAGGAAATTGGAAGGTTTCGCACCCAGTTTCCGGCTCGCGCCCAATATCCGGTTCCTGAAGCCGGTTTTATGAAAGCACTAAGTTTGTGGAAGACCCCGCCCATGGCCGCCCCGATGAGTCCGCCAATGACGACCCCCTGAAGTACCGGGCCCCAGAGTTGGTCGACACTTCCGCACCCGGTCGAACAGGCGATGGCCGCCTCGAGGCCGCCGGCGGCCGCGCCGACGACGAACCCGGCGGCCATCTGGCCGGCAAGGGATGTGATGCCGCCGGCGAAGACGGCCCCTGGTGCGAATGCAAGGGGCAGGGCAGCACCTACGAGGCCGCCCAGCACCGCTCCGGAACTGGCCGCGATCCAGAATTCGGCGCTGTCTACCCCGTACCCCTGGGAGAGAGCTATCCCGCCGAAGGTTGCAAATCCTATGGCTGCACCGGCAGCAGCGAAGCTGCCGAGAGCGGCGAATCCCCCGGCGCCCGCCAGTACGGCGGCGAGTCCGCCGGTCAGCACAATTGCTGCGGCGACGAGGACCACCACCAGGACGATCGCGACCACGGTGAGGATCTCGACGATATTGTCGGCCAACCACTCCCCTGCCGAAGCGAACGCGTCCCCGATCGCCGAAAAGATGGAACGTCCGGTAGGGTCGGTGTAGCGGATGGGGTTGCCGACTGCGAAAGCGTAGCGGTTCAGCGTTCTTGGGTCGGAGACGTCGGAGACGATCGTATCGGCATTCGTGAACCTTCCGATCTCGGGGTCGTAGTGTCGCGCATTGAAGTTGTAGAGGTCGGTCGCTGGATCGAATTCCTGCCCCTGGAAGGCAGGCCCGATGGTTCGTCTCCCGGAATGGAGTCCGCCCTTCCAGTTCTCGGCGGAGCCAAAGGGTTCGTACTCGCGGGTCTGGCGGATGCGCCCCTTCTCGTTGGTCACCGCTGTTACGCTGCCCAGGTGATTGCCGTGCAGGTAGAGGCTCTTGAGTCGCAGACCGGGGTTCGCGACAGCATGAGCGGTGCTCGGTTGCGCGAGGGGGCTCATGGCGACCGCCAGCACGACGATGAGGTGGGTCGGGTTTGAGCGTGCTCTTGTCCCGATTTCCTTGATCGAGGAGTAGATCCCCCAGTTGCGTCTGCGGTCGAGCAGAAGGACCGTGAGGAGGAGCAGGATGCCGGTCGAGGAGAATCCCGCGCGGTAGATTGGAAGTCCTCTGTCGGGAAGAGCGGACCTGATCAACTCTACGCGCTTACTTCCGCTGGTGACGATGGCGACGGCGAGGCTGCCGGCGAAGATGTTTCGGGTGGCCCGGGATCGTGTCTCTTCGTACCACCCTCCGATGATGACGCGACGCTTCCGGCCATTTTCCTGGATGACGAGATTCCCAGCAGCGTCGTAGGTATTTCGCTCCAGAACGCGCTCGCGGCGCCCTCGCTGGTCGCTCACGGTGCGTAGTCGATTGGCTCCGTCGTATTCGAATCGTCGCGAGCCCTTCACGGTCATATTGCCTCGCTCGTCGTAGGCCATGGCGAAGGCGCGCTTGATCTCGTCGGGAGCGAGTCCAGCCATCCCAGCGGAGCAGTCGTCTATCTTCTTCTCGGGGCCTCGCTTGCCTCCGATCTCGGCCGCGCAGATTACGCGCTGCGGATGGGCGGAGTCCATCGCGAAGCGTAGATCTCCCTTCCGAGTGAGGTTGCCGATTGCGTCGAACTCGTAGCGTCGATCGACTTCATTTTTGTCGCTGGTCGCCCGGGTCAGTCGACCCAGTTCGTCGTACTCGAAGCTTCTCGTTTCTTCCCGGATCGCGTCATGGAGGCTGGTGACGTTGTTGGCCGAATCAAAGGCATAGGTAAGGGCCTGAATGGTGTGTCCGAAGGAGTTGACGGCAGAGTTTGTCTCCATCCGCTCGAGGACATCGTAGGTCATTTCGGTGGTTACGCCGTTGCCGTATCGCATGCCTTCGATCCGGCCACCGGCACTGTAGACGAACTGATCGATGATGACGTCTCCGTTTTGGTCGACGAGCGACGTCAGGTTGTTTCCGGGGTCGTACTCATGATGGACTTCGAACCCATCGGGGTAGGTGATGGACCTGACCCTGTCCATCGAGTCGTACGTCCAGCCCATCACATAGGTTTTGTCGCCGACCAGGCGTCGGCGTTCGACGACCCGGCCCCGTGCGTCATAGGAGAGCTGCAGGACGCCCGCCGCGTCGAAAACCTCGACGAGTCTGCCGACGGCATTGACATCCCCGGCCGTTCCATAACGGAAGACCTGAAGGCGGCCGTCGGGCAGCTCCTTCTCCAATAGCTGTCCGGTTGGAGAGTATCTGAAGAAAGTCTCTCCCCCATCAGGTCCGGTTTCGCGGGTGAGGCGTCCTTCGCCGTCGTATGCGTAATCGAACGTGCCGGCGTTGGGATCTTCGAGGCGAGTCCGGCGCGAGACACCGTCGTAGGTGATGCTGGTTCTGGAGCCAATGGCATCGATGATGCCGACGATCCTCGACGACGAGTCGTACTCGTAGTTGGTGGTCTGGTCCTGACCGTCGAGTTGTGAAGTGACACGCCGCGGCTTTCCGGAAGGATGGGAGATCAGGCGGGTGATCTGGCCTCGGGCGTCGATCGTCGTGCTTTCTCGGCCATTGTAGGTGATCGAGAGTTGCTGACCGAGCGGATCTTGGAGGAGCGAAGGTCTTCCCATGTCGTCGCGGATCATGGTGGAAGTAGGGTCAGGGTCGCCTTCGTAGAAGGCGGAAGTCGTCGTCCCTGGCAGACCATCGCCCCCGAACTCCCTGGCGATGACAACGGGGCGGCCATGGCTGCCCTCCTGGCGGGTTTCGTAGATTCGGCCGAAGGCGTCGTAGAAATACTCGGTCTCGAACAGCTCGGAGGTGCCCGCAGTCTCCGTGCGGCGTTCTTTAAACGATTGGTTGTTCGGGTCGCCGAGGTTGGAGTAGGTCCAGGACACGGTGCCGTGCGGGGAACTCTCGTCGCCAGGAGAGGTCGCCTTGATCTTGCGGCCGAAGGCGTCGTACTCGGTCGTGGTCTGGTTGCCGCTGGCGTCCACGTCCAGCACGATCAGGCCAAAGCGGGGGTCATACTCGGTGCGTCGTATATGGCCCAGGTCGTCGGTTGCCTGGACTCGAAAGGTC comes from the Candidatus Binatia bacterium genome and includes:
- a CDS encoding FG-GAP-like repeat-containing protein — translated: MDQPLPAALRSQRRAPGRLPIVLFAWAVMALTILPSDACAQGSLLNGVEVPLPTAFGEPSSATVSESYGVVADRIMIAAPPGRRAIHPRLSLAFSSLGGGGLAGAGWGMAMGSIESWQGDGDPSTLATIEGTPNDRFSFSLGGAGGELHDENGDGIYRAKIENVYRPFRRNGDGWLTHDGQGNAYYFGSRSDSRLDGEIWLLDLLEDPSGNTMTFAYGRECEVFDDPSCDGDNQTIYPKTVHYTGYAPNDTLGDNVIEFVYERRPDRRTAYRGGARISNNLRLKKIVVRAQGNLVRRYELSYSRYNNGPSLLSRVTLVGSDGISEVVLREITYTERSPAWQTQASPLLLSGPSLADADGKQTGVQFIDVDGDGFADVVDNGSAVYIGDGSGSFPTADAAWTAALQAIESATIGEDGVDTGVRFMDVDGDAMPDIVSARLVGGNPVSNVYLNNGSSWQRSAAWSDQLQSISGMSLALADTQAQTNCRAPLCSDFAAPAPSGCSPPYCTGCTVEAEQNEECSPADPEDCVPLAEDEEPLPICVPSNPGDFSVEVSEPFSFIGKDGEYPGVEMGDINGDGRMDIIWSLVFDQSAALGQTPRMVRAVLLNGGRDHPGWHPSNSLANALANVLTDNANGDGSAAAFVVEYELQGYSLVDVNGDGHADIIRSVEGKEAAYLFTGQGWEKSDSYTATMSALGIYGLKESLEGTGLVPTDFNEDGLVDYLQASPSQVRALRNDGAGWVLDPTMGTLFASAGVHFIDEDGASTGVSFADLNADGQMDLVAAKEAGPREFRLAESQRSNLLASAIGPLGEETIVTWAISTEFDNRTATGIQGLPIAMAVPRSLARDDGRGNVMQDTFSYEGGLFEDGGLRGFAKTTRTPNIGLRVETHFYQDEDRAGQPNVIRTYDSAGKLRTWSETETIRHSVEQGVTQVLVGTTDSAQYEEDGITLTTSSHIEREYDEFMQLIRKVEDPEIETPNDEVILTYDWHQKTEDGFWALLSRIEQRDSADEIVSEAINEYDNLGRPLRMRERISENDYTEVLMTFDAWGNMVETVDRAAATVEFLYDTTGTFRVQATDDLGHIRRTEYDPRFGLIVLDVDASGNQTTTEYDAFGRKIKATSPGDESSPHGTVSWTYSNLGDPNNQSFKERRTETAGTSELFETEYFYDAFGRIYETRQEGSHGRPVVIAREFGGDGLPGTTTSAFYEGDPDPTSTMIRDDMGRPSLLQDPLGQQLSITYNGRESTTIDARGQITRLISHPSGKPRRVTSQLDGQDQTTNYEYDSSSRIVGIIDAIGSRTSITYDGVSRRTRLEDPNAGTFDYAYDGEGRLTRETGPDGGETFFRYSPTGQLLEKELPDGRLQVFRYGTAGDVNAVGRLVEVFDAAGVLQLSYDARGRVVERRRLVGDKTYVMGWTYDSMDRVRSITYPDGFEVHHEYDPGNNLTSLVDQNGDVIIDQFVYSAGGRIEGMRYGNGVTTEMTYDVLERMETNSAVNSFGHTIQALTYAFDSANNVTSLHDAIREETRSFEYDELGRLTRATSDKNEVDRRYEFDAIGNLTRKGDLRFAMDSAHPQRVICAAEIGGKRGPEKKIDDCSAGMAGLAPDEIKRAFAMAYDERGNMTVKGSRRFEYDGANRLRTVSDQRGRRERVLERNTYDAAGNLVIQENGRKRRVIIGGWYEETRSRATRNIFAGSLAVAIVTSGSKRVELIRSALPDRGLPIYRAGFSSTGILLLLTVLLLDRRRNWGIYSSIKEIGTRARSNPTHLIVVLAVAMSPLAQPSTAHAVANPGLRLKSLYLHGNHLGSVTAVTNEKGRIRQTREYEPFGSAENWKGGLHSGRRTIGPAFQGQEFDPATDLYNFNARHYDPEIGRFTNADTIVSDVSDPRTLNRYAFAVGNPIRYTDPTGRSIFSAIGDAFASAGEWLADNIVEILTVVAIVLVVVLVAAAIVLTGGLAAVLAGAGGFAALGSFAAAGAAIGFATFGGIALSQGYGVDSAEFWIAASSGAVLGGLVGAALPLAFAPGAVFAGGITSLAGQMAAGFVVGAAAGGLEAAIACSTGCGSVDQLWGPVLQGVVIGGLIGAAMGGVFHKLSAFIKPASGTGYWARAGNWVRNLPISYWQPAKVGFSVKTLYATGSAAAGRRGGTLYGDGLGVAGDVVAGDNIGDQFAHDDESGGTWLGLTTSSASP